From the genome of Nakamurella flavida, one region includes:
- a CDS encoding peptidoglycan D,D-transpeptidase FtsI family protein — protein sequence MRRPLRRVGGAVIVLIVALLLNITWIQVVKSDDYRTDPNNRRTLVAEYSRQRGQITASGGVVLARSDPVDDQYRYQRVYPEGPVYAGLTGYYSMRYGPTGLERTENDVLSGESADLFAGQLSDLITGRDPRGGNVELTIVPAIQQAAYTALTEKGYTGAVVALRPDTGEVLAMVSTPSYDPNPLAGHSDAEQRAAYNALVAPPDPDAPSPLLNRAVANVYPPGSTFKLIVAAAALQRGDTVDTPVTGAPTITLPGTGGATLSNYMGENCAEGDGSQVTLTQALAHSCNTAFAEVAMSLGADAVKEEAGGFGIGDGSTTDEGDGELGLDVVPSRIGQIPDIAALAQTGIGQRDVAVTPLAMAEVVATIANHGERMAPHLIARTTKPDLSVISETEPTSLGQTVPVDVADSVRDMMVQSEKETPGSGGIADLVIASKTGTAEHGSDPKNTAPHCWYVAFAPADNAPIAVAVMVENGGNGDLAATGAKVAGPIGRAVIAAALSGGL from the coding sequence ATGAGGCGGCCGCTGCGCCGGGTCGGCGGCGCGGTCATCGTCCTGATCGTCGCGCTGCTGCTGAACATCACCTGGATCCAGGTGGTGAAGTCCGACGACTACCGCACCGACCCGAACAACCGCCGCACGCTGGTGGCCGAGTACAGCCGACAGCGCGGGCAGATCACCGCGTCCGGCGGTGTGGTGCTGGCCCGGTCCGACCCGGTGGACGACCAGTACCGCTACCAGCGGGTCTACCCGGAGGGCCCGGTCTACGCCGGCCTCACCGGCTACTACTCGATGCGCTACGGCCCCACCGGCCTGGAACGGACGGAGAACGATGTGCTGTCCGGGGAGAGTGCGGACCTGTTCGCCGGCCAGCTGTCCGATCTGATCACCGGGCGCGACCCCCGCGGCGGGAATGTCGAGCTCACCATCGTCCCGGCCATCCAGCAGGCCGCGTACACCGCGCTGACCGAGAAGGGCTACACCGGCGCCGTGGTCGCGCTGCGCCCGGACACCGGGGAGGTGCTCGCCATGGTCTCCACCCCGTCCTACGACCCGAACCCGCTGGCCGGGCACTCGGACGCCGAGCAACGCGCCGCCTACAACGCGCTGGTCGCCCCGCCGGATCCGGATGCCCCGTCACCGCTGCTGAACCGGGCCGTGGCCAACGTCTACCCGCCGGGTTCGACGTTCAAGCTGATCGTCGCGGCCGCCGCCCTGCAGCGTGGGGACACCGTCGACACCCCGGTCACCGGAGCGCCGACGATCACCCTGCCCGGCACCGGCGGAGCCACCCTGTCGAACTACATGGGCGAGAACTGCGCCGAGGGCGACGGTTCGCAGGTCACCCTGACCCAGGCGCTGGCCCACTCCTGCAACACCGCGTTCGCCGAGGTCGCGATGAGCCTGGGTGCGGACGCGGTCAAGGAGGAGGCCGGCGGATTCGGCATCGGTGACGGCTCGACCACCGACGAGGGCGACGGCGAGCTCGGCCTGGACGTCGTGCCCTCCCGCATCGGCCAGATCCCGGACATCGCCGCGCTGGCCCAGACCGGCATCGGCCAGCGCGACGTGGCCGTCACCCCGCTGGCCATGGCCGAGGTCGTCGCCACCATCGCCAACCACGGCGAGCGGATGGCCCCGCACCTCATCGCCCGGACCACCAAGCCGGACCTGTCGGTCATCTCGGAGACCGAGCCGACCTCGCTGGGCCAGACCGTCCCCGTCGACGTGGCCGACTCCGTGCGCGACATGATGGTGCAGTCCGAGAAGGAGACCCCGGGGTCCGGCGGCATCGCCGACCTGGTCATCGCGTCGAAGACGGGGACCGCCGAGCACGGCAGCGACCCCAAGAACACCGCGCCGCACTGCTGGTACGTCGCCTTCGCCCCGGCCGACAACGCGCCGATCGCGGTGGCCGTCATGGTGGAGAACGGCGGGAACGGTGACCTCGCCGCGACCGGGGCGAAGGTGGCCGGGCCCATCGGGCGCGCCGTCATCGCCGCCGCGCTGAGCGGGGGGCTGTGA
- a CDS encoding serine/threonine-protein kinase, whose product MALTPGLMLSDRYRLTRRIAVGGMGEVWAADDTRLARTVAVKILKSELSGDPEFLDRFRSEARITASLNHPGIAAVYDYGEVAIVPGGRADTAFLVMELVVGEPLSAVLARTGRLTVARTLDVAAQSGRALQAAHVMGLVHRDIKPGNIMITPTGQVKLTDFGIAKVTDSAPVTRTGMVMGTAQYLSPEQAAGREAVPASDTYALGVVTYECLAGRRPFEADSPVAVAMAHLRDMPPPLPGDVPPPVAALVLRMLVKDPAQRLADGAAVASAVTAVRSGGSLPPPPVDAPATRMMPPVSVPPAPAAVVPPVTRPPVMAQPVRPVPVARRPAARRTALSVLLTILVLLLAGAAGVLIDRQAAPVPADPVRTLSSTGSGPGAVSAGEVRAVEATEPGSAASWSADPAVRTVSVSVPTAPAAAGSDGAPGVPPSVRVVARSPRTGGATGPDSER is encoded by the coding sequence ATGGCACTGACCCCCGGTCTGATGCTCTCCGACCGTTACCGCCTCACCCGGCGGATCGCCGTCGGTGGGATGGGCGAGGTGTGGGCGGCCGACGACACCCGGCTGGCCCGGACCGTCGCGGTGAAGATCCTGAAGTCCGAGCTCAGCGGTGACCCGGAGTTCCTGGACCGCTTCCGCTCCGAGGCCCGCATCACCGCCTCGTTGAACCACCCCGGCATCGCCGCGGTCTACGACTACGGCGAGGTGGCGATCGTGCCCGGCGGGCGGGCGGACACCGCGTTCCTGGTCATGGAGCTGGTCGTCGGCGAGCCGCTGTCCGCCGTCCTCGCCCGGACCGGGCGGCTCACCGTGGCCCGCACGCTGGACGTCGCCGCGCAGTCCGGCCGCGCCCTGCAGGCCGCCCACGTGATGGGCCTGGTGCACCGCGACATCAAGCCCGGAAACATCATGATCACCCCCACCGGCCAGGTGAAACTCACCGACTTCGGCATCGCCAAGGTCACCGACTCGGCCCCGGTCACCCGCACCGGCATGGTCATGGGCACCGCCCAGTACCTCTCCCCGGAGCAGGCGGCGGGCCGCGAGGCGGTCCCCGCCTCGGACACCTACGCCCTGGGCGTGGTGACCTACGAGTGCCTGGCCGGTCGACGTCCCTTCGAGGCGGACAGCCCCGTCGCGGTGGCCATGGCCCACCTGCGGGACATGCCGCCCCCGCTCCCCGGGGACGTCCCGCCGCCGGTGGCCGCCCTGGTGCTGCGGATGCTTGTCAAGGACCCGGCCCAGCGCCTGGCCGACGGGGCGGCCGTGGCCTCCGCCGTCACCGCCGTGCGCTCCGGGGGCTCCCTCCCGCCGCCCCCGGTCGACGCCCCGGCCACCCGGATGATGCCGCCGGTGTCGGTGCCGCCCGCCCCGGCGGCCGTCGTCCCACCTGTCACCCGTCCGCCGGTCATGGCCCAGCCGGTCCGTCCGGTCCCCGTCGCCCGCCGTCCGGCGGCCCGCCGCACGGCCCTGTCGGTGCTGCTGACCATCCTGGTCCTGCTGCTCGCCGGGGCCGCCGGCGTGCTCATCGACCGGCAGGCCGCGCCGGTGCCGGCCGACCCGGTGCGGACGCTGTCCTCGACCGGGTCCGGGCCGGGCGCCGTGTCGGCCGGAGAGGTCCGGGCGGTCGAGGCAACCGAGCCGGGGTCGGCTGCGTCCTGGTCGGCAGACCCTGCCGTGCGCACGGTGTCGGTGTCGGTGCCCACAGCACCGGCTGCCGCGGGATCCGACGGTGCTCCCGGTGTGCCACCCTCGGTGCGCGTGGTCGCCCGCAGCCCTCGCACGGGCGGCGCGACCGGCCCGGACTCCGAGCGGTGA
- the pknB gene encoding Stk1 family PASTA domain-containing Ser/Thr kinase has translation MTGYLFGDRYQVGDTLGFGGMSEVHRGRDLRLGRDVAIKVLRADLARDPSFQARFRREAQNAASLNHPAIVAVYDTGETTGESGPIPYIVMEYVEGETLRDLLKREGPLEPKRAMEITADICAALDFSHRHGIVHRDIKPANVMLNRAGAVKVMDFGIARAVSDGQATMTATAAVIGTAQYLSPEQARGEPVDARSDVYATGCVLYELLTGSPPFVGDSPVAIAYQHVRETPKPPSEVRPGLARELDSIVLKALNKNPLNRYQNAAEMRQDLVRALSGQAVKATPLMSDEDRTEIYRATPRSVGAGPSLLAPPTHGPTDQWEPEETEQSRSKRVWGFVGIGALCLALLAGAIWLTLRVTSAPPPVQQVAVPELTGLSADDATARLRDSGLVLGQIANVESTDDKKGQVVEQRPSKLTSVDKGSSVSLDIGEGVRNVDVPNVVTYSPEQAKNALSAANLQYAEVQEASSDADRNKAIRQDPAAQASVAPGTVITVVIGSGPNFVAVPDGLVGLQLADATAQLQALKLTVVSQQAASAEPLNQVLAIDPKPGERIQEGTSVTLTVSDNSQMTMPNLRNLTPDEAAAAMRNVGWSGDRGTLATREVETTNPALVGAVVAQSPASGEVVAKTGTRVSVDIGVQAQAVVPDVRGATEGAARAALANAGLTNVSTTAGPAAPSGDLVGRVQQQSVPGGTQIPTSQRVTITVYQAAAPPTPTTPTTPPTTAPAPSAAPPATPAPAETTIPSQPAG, from the coding sequence ATGACGGGATACCTGTTCGGCGATCGCTACCAGGTCGGGGACACCCTCGGCTTCGGTGGCATGTCCGAGGTGCACCGCGGCCGCGACCTCCGCCTCGGTCGGGACGTCGCGATCAAGGTGCTGCGTGCCGATCTGGCCCGTGACCCCTCGTTCCAGGCCCGGTTCCGCCGGGAGGCGCAGAACGCGGCCTCGCTCAACCACCCGGCCATCGTCGCCGTCTACGACACCGGTGAGACGACCGGCGAGAGCGGGCCCATCCCGTACATCGTCATGGAGTACGTCGAGGGCGAGACCCTGCGCGACCTGCTCAAGCGCGAGGGGCCGCTGGAGCCCAAGCGCGCCATGGAGATCACCGCGGACATCTGCGCGGCGCTGGACTTCTCCCACCGCCACGGCATCGTGCACCGCGACATCAAGCCGGCGAACGTGATGCTCAACCGGGCCGGCGCGGTCAAGGTGATGGACTTCGGCATCGCCCGGGCGGTCTCCGACGGGCAGGCCACGATGACGGCCACCGCCGCCGTCATCGGCACCGCGCAGTACCTCTCGCCCGAGCAGGCGCGGGGCGAGCCCGTCGACGCCCGCTCCGACGTCTACGCCACCGGCTGCGTGCTCTACGAGCTGCTCACCGGCTCACCGCCCTTCGTGGGCGACTCCCCTGTCGCCATCGCCTACCAGCACGTGCGCGAGACCCCGAAGCCGCCGAGCGAGGTCCGTCCCGGGCTGGCCCGGGAGCTCGACTCCATCGTCCTCAAGGCGCTGAACAAGAACCCGCTCAACCGCTACCAGAACGCCGCCGAGATGCGGCAGGACCTGGTGCGGGCCCTGTCCGGTCAGGCGGTCAAGGCGACCCCGCTGATGTCCGACGAGGACCGCACCGAGATCTACCGCGCCACCCCGCGGTCGGTCGGCGCGGGCCCGTCCCTGCTCGCCCCGCCCACCCACGGCCCCACCGACCAGTGGGAACCCGAGGAGACGGAGCAGAGCCGCTCGAAGCGGGTCTGGGGATTCGTCGGTATCGGTGCGCTGTGTCTCGCCCTGCTGGCCGGCGCCATCTGGCTGACCCTGCGGGTCACCTCGGCCCCGCCGCCCGTCCAGCAGGTCGCCGTCCCGGAGCTGACGGGGCTGTCCGCGGACGACGCCACCGCCCGACTGCGGGACAGCGGCCTGGTCCTCGGCCAGATCGCCAACGTCGAGTCCACCGACGACAAGAAGGGGCAGGTCGTCGAACAGCGACCGTCCAAGCTGACCTCGGTCGACAAGGGCTCCTCGGTGAGCCTGGACATCGGTGAGGGCGTCCGCAACGTGGACGTCCCGAACGTGGTCACCTACTCCCCGGAGCAGGCCAAGAACGCCCTGTCGGCCGCGAACCTGCAGTACGCCGAGGTGCAGGAGGCGTCCTCGGACGCGGACCGGAACAAGGCGATCCGGCAGGATCCGGCGGCCCAGGCCTCGGTGGCCCCGGGCACCGTCATCACCGTCGTCATCGGCAGCGGACCCAACTTCGTGGCCGTCCCCGACGGGCTCGTCGGTCTGCAGCTGGCCGACGCCACCGCGCAGCTGCAGGCGCTCAAGCTGACCGTCGTCTCGCAGCAGGCGGCGAGCGCGGAACCGCTCAACCAGGTGCTGGCCATCGACCCCAAGCCGGGCGAGCGGATCCAGGAGGGCACCTCGGTGACGCTCACCGTCTCGGACAACTCGCAGATGACCATGCCGAACCTGCGCAACCTGACCCCCGACGAGGCCGCCGCGGCCATGCGCAACGTCGGGTGGTCCGGTGACCGCGGCACCCTGGCGACCCGGGAGGTGGAGACCACCAACCCGGCCCTGGTCGGCGCGGTCGTCGCGCAGAGTCCGGCGTCCGGTGAGGTGGTCGCCAAGACCGGTACCCGGGTGAGCGTGGACATCGGAGTGCAGGCCCAGGCCGTCGTCCCCGACGTCCGGGGTGCCACCGAGGGAGCCGCCCGCGCGGCCCTGGCCAACGCGGGGCTGACCAACGTCTCCACCACGGCCGGTCCGGCCGCACCGAGCGGCGACCTGGTCGGCCGGGTGCAGCAGCAGTCCGTCCCGGGGGGTACGCAGATCCCGACGAGCCAACGGGTGACCATCACCGTGTACCAGGCGGCGGCGCCGCCCACGCCCACCACCCCGACGACGCCGCCGACCACCGCTCCGGCTCCCTCCGCGGCGCCCCCGGCCACGCCGGCCCCCGCGGAGACGACGATCCCGAGCCAGCCGGCCGGCTGA
- a CDS encoding S1C family serine protease: protein MSQDMNAQPGADRPGDDAADRFSAAPDRSTERDAGTSAAGTPAGSPTAGTPAAPSAPSAPAAPYWGRQSEQDTGPIRTTGAHPGGSSPAAGSSGDHAWWQPRPSGALTDPSWSGAGQQSRPYDTRSYPVAGGGYLPPVGGAPGYAAGQPAPGGTAVLDRPTRTGRRTTTLAIGAVIALAAGFGGGVVGANLGSSNTSVDNSLSRSAQSSTVSAQLPAPTGSVQQVASAVLPSVVSVLSTSSSSQGEGSGVILSGDGLILTNNHVIEGATTLQVRFNDGTTADATVVGADATDDLAVIKAENVSGLTTATLGSSDNLQVGQQVVAIGSPLGLSATVTSGIVSALDRPVRTGSAQQTQSTAQDTVMNAIQTDAAINPGNSGGALVDMNGAVIGINSAIASTSTTSGEAGNIGVGFAIPIDQAKRIAQEIVDTGKATHAVLGASVTDAATRTQASGATLSQLTSGGGAEQAGLQAGDVVTKVGDQLVETADALVAAIRSSAPGGTVPITYVRDGQTETVTVTLGSATSN from the coding sequence ATGAGCCAGGACATGAACGCGCAGCCCGGGGCCGACCGGCCCGGTGACGATGCCGCCGATCGCTTCTCCGCCGCGCCCGACCGTTCCACCGAGCGCGACGCCGGCACCTCCGCTGCCGGCACCCCTGCGGGCAGCCCGACCGCCGGAACCCCCGCCGCCCCGTCGGCCCCGTCCGCTCCTGCCGCGCCCTACTGGGGTCGGCAGTCCGAGCAGGACACCGGCCCGATCCGGACCACCGGGGCCCACCCCGGCGGGAGCTCGCCGGCGGCCGGCAGCTCCGGCGACCACGCCTGGTGGCAGCCCCGCCCGAGCGGCGCGCTGACCGATCCGTCCTGGTCCGGCGCCGGCCAGCAGAGCCGGCCGTACGACACCCGCTCCTACCCCGTCGCCGGCGGCGGGTACCTCCCGCCCGTCGGCGGCGCGCCCGGGTACGCGGCCGGACAGCCCGCGCCGGGCGGCACCGCGGTGCTCGACCGCCCCACCCGCACCGGGCGTCGGACCACCACCCTGGCCATCGGCGCGGTCATCGCCCTCGCCGCCGGATTCGGTGGGGGCGTCGTGGGAGCCAACCTCGGCAGCTCGAACACGTCCGTGGACAACTCCCTGAGCCGCTCGGCGCAGTCCTCCACCGTCTCCGCCCAGCTCCCGGCCCCGACCGGTTCGGTCCAGCAGGTCGCGTCGGCGGTCCTGCCGTCGGTCGTCTCGGTGCTGTCGACCTCGTCGAGCAGCCAGGGCGAGGGATCCGGGGTGATCCTGTCCGGCGACGGACTCATCCTGACCAACAACCACGTCATCGAGGGCGCCACCACCCTGCAGGTGCGCTTCAACGACGGCACCACCGCCGACGCCACCGTGGTCGGCGCGGATGCCACCGACGACCTGGCCGTCATCAAGGCCGAGAACGTCTCCGGGCTCACCACGGCCACCCTCGGTTCCTCGGACAACCTGCAGGTCGGTCAGCAGGTCGTCGCCATCGGGTCGCCGCTGGGCCTGTCGGCCACCGTGACCTCCGGCATCGTCTCCGCGCTGGACCGGCCGGTCCGCACCGGATCCGCCCAGCAGACGCAGAGCACCGCCCAGGACACCGTGATGAACGCGATTCAGACCGACGCGGCCATCAACCCGGGCAACTCCGGTGGCGCCCTGGTCGACATGAACGGCGCGGTGATCGGCATCAACTCGGCGATCGCGTCCACCTCGACGACCTCCGGCGAGGCCGGCAACATCGGGGTCGGGTTCGCCATCCCGATCGACCAGGCCAAGCGCATCGCCCAGGAGATCGTGGACACCGGCAAGGCCACCCACGCCGTCCTCGGCGCCTCCGTGACCGACGCGGCCACCCGGACCCAGGCCTCCGGCGCGACGCTCTCGCAGCTGACCTCCGGCGGCGGCGCGGAGCAGGCCGGTCTGCAGGCCGGCGACGTCGTCACCAAGGTCGGCGACCAGCTGGTGGAGACCGCCGACGCGCTCGTCGCGGCCATCCGGTCCTCCGCCCCCGGCGGCACCGTGCCGATCACCTACGTGCGGGACGGGCAGACCGAGACGGTCACCGTGACGCTCGGTTCGGCCACCTCCAACTGA
- a CDS encoding aminodeoxychorismate/anthranilate synthase component II: MSTRQTHILVVDNYDSFVFNLVQYLEQLGARCTVRRNDEIAVGDVQALDVDGILLSPGPGAPADAGVTEEMVRWAQDRSPVLGVCLGHQAIAEVYGGVVDRAEELLHGRTSLVHHSGAGSLAGLPDPFTATRYHSLAVVDGTVPDELEVTARTDGGVIMAVRHRRYDIEGVQFHPESVLTQGGHRLLANWLARCGDRAAAARVDELENEVERLRLSAV, translated from the coding sequence GTGAGCACCCGGCAGACCCACATCCTCGTGGTGGACAACTACGACTCGTTCGTCTTCAACCTGGTCCAGTACCTGGAGCAGCTGGGTGCGCGGTGCACCGTGCGACGCAACGACGAGATCGCCGTGGGCGACGTGCAGGCGCTGGACGTGGACGGCATCCTGCTCTCGCCGGGCCCCGGTGCCCCCGCGGACGCGGGGGTCACCGAGGAGATGGTCCGCTGGGCGCAGGACCGCAGTCCGGTGCTGGGGGTGTGTCTCGGGCACCAGGCCATCGCCGAGGTCTACGGCGGGGTCGTCGACCGGGCCGAGGAGCTGCTGCACGGCCGCACCTCGTTGGTGCACCACTCGGGCGCGGGGAGCCTGGCCGGCCTGCCGGACCCGTTCACCGCCACCCGCTACCACTCGCTCGCCGTGGTGGACGGCACCGTCCCCGACGAGCTCGAGGTGACCGCCCGGACCGACGGCGGGGTGATCATGGCCGTCCGGCACCGCCGCTACGACATCGAGGGCGTGCAGTTCCACCCGGAGTCCGTGCTCACCCAGGGCGGGCACCGGCTGCTGGCCAACTGGCTGGCCCGGTGCGGCGACCGGGCTGCGGCGGCCCGGGTCGACGAGCTGGAGAACGAGGTCGAGCGGCTCCGCCTGTCCGCCGTCTGA
- a CDS encoding class E sortase, protein MNIDERVRPTPPPPPPRRGVGRLIVRGLGQTFVTLGVVILLFVVYEVWITDLFGERKQAAATTAIDQQWAQAQETVESTSTVVVTDPAQLVTDPRERTPQYQTLTGQGFAKIYVPSFGADYAFTIVEGTDPDDLYIGPGHYPDSQMPGQPGNFAVAGHRVSKGSPFNDLNLLNACDAMVVETQDDWFVYRVLPMTDQQAGWNPAADSRCTGVEVPGGEYGGLSGRVITVPSDYAQVLPVPGVASATVPSDAMRLITLTTCHPQFSDAERMIIHGELVTSYAKSDGFVPPEMQER, encoded by the coding sequence ATGAACATCGACGAGCGGGTCCGTCCGACGCCGCCTCCGCCGCCGCCCCGGCGGGGGGTGGGCCGACTGATCGTGCGCGGCCTCGGGCAGACGTTCGTGACCCTGGGCGTGGTCATCCTGCTCTTCGTGGTCTACGAGGTCTGGATCACCGATCTGTTCGGCGAGCGCAAGCAGGCCGCGGCGACCACCGCCATCGACCAGCAGTGGGCCCAGGCGCAGGAGACGGTGGAGTCCACCAGCACGGTGGTGGTCACCGACCCGGCGCAGCTGGTCACCGATCCCCGGGAGCGCACCCCGCAGTACCAGACGCTGACCGGGCAGGGCTTCGCGAAGATCTACGTCCCGTCGTTCGGAGCGGACTACGCGTTCACCATCGTCGAGGGCACCGACCCCGACGACCTCTACATCGGACCGGGCCACTATCCGGACTCGCAGATGCCCGGTCAGCCGGGGAACTTCGCCGTCGCCGGCCACCGGGTGTCCAAGGGGTCGCCGTTCAACGACCTGAACCTGTTGAACGCCTGCGACGCGATGGTCGTCGAGACCCAGGACGACTGGTTCGTCTACCGGGTGCTGCCGATGACCGACCAGCAGGCCGGTTGGAACCCCGCGGCCGACTCCCGCTGCACCGGGGTCGAGGTGCCCGGCGGGGAGTACGGCGGCCTGTCGGGTCGGGTCATCACCGTGCCGTCCGACTACGCCCAGGTGCTGCCGGTGCCCGGTGTCGCCTCGGCCACCGTCCCGTCCGACGCCATGCGGCTGATCACGCTGACCACCTGCCACCCGCAGTTCTCCGACGCCGAACGGATGATCATCCACGGCGAACTGGTCACCAGCTACGCGAAGTCCGACGGCTTCGTCCCGCCCGAGATGCAGGAGCGCTGA
- a CDS encoding DUF881 domain-containing protein: protein MGTVVVCLLAGLLMGTARASSQDRDVRTRAVDLSVLVSEAEQRVQNADAAAGRLQAGIDAEADADLSPTVEKVLAQARALQPAAGLTAVAGPALQVTLTDAPRDSDGNYPAGVDPDDLVVHQQDVQAVVNALWAGGAEAMTIMGQRVITTSAVRCIGNTLLLQGRTYSPPFVVAAIGDGTRMRTALDGEPGVTLFRKYVDRFDLGYEVVALDDVTMPAYDGLVRAQSATTMPR, encoded by the coding sequence GTGGGCACCGTCGTGGTCTGCCTGCTCGCCGGTCTCCTGATGGGCACCGCCCGCGCCTCGTCGCAGGATCGTGACGTCCGCACCCGCGCCGTGGATCTGTCCGTGCTGGTCAGCGAGGCCGAACAGCGCGTGCAGAACGCCGACGCCGCCGCGGGCCGCCTGCAGGCCGGTATCGACGCGGAGGCCGATGCCGATCTGTCACCCACCGTGGAGAAGGTGCTCGCGCAGGCCCGCGCCCTGCAGCCCGCCGCCGGGCTGACCGCCGTGGCCGGTCCGGCCCTGCAGGTGACGCTGACCGACGCGCCGCGCGACTCCGACGGCAACTACCCGGCCGGGGTCGATCCCGACGATCTGGTGGTGCATCAGCAGGACGTGCAGGCCGTGGTCAACGCGCTGTGGGCGGGTGGGGCCGAGGCCATGACGATCATGGGCCAGCGGGTCATCACCACCTCCGCGGTGCGCTGCATCGGCAACACCCTGCTCCTGCAGGGCAGGACCTATTCACCGCCCTTCGTCGTCGCCGCGATCGGGGACGGCACACGGATGCGGACCGCACTGGACGGGGAGCCTGGCGTGACGTTGTTCCGCAAGTACGTCGACCGCTTCGACCTCGGATACGAGGTCGTCGCGCTGGACGACGTGACCATGCCCGCGTACGACGGGCTGGTGCGCGCGCAGTCGGCCACCACGATGCCCCGATGA
- a CDS encoding cell division protein CrgA, producing MPKSKVRKSVATSAARTSGEMSSPAAAAARTRVAAPSSPVYIGIMLALMVLGLIWLVVFYLWGSDIAFMASLGNWNFGIGFTLMIAGLLMTMGWR from the coding sequence GTGCCGAAGTCCAAGGTCCGCAAGAGCGTCGCCACGAGCGCGGCACGCACCTCGGGGGAGATGAGCAGTCCCGCCGCGGCTGCCGCGCGCACCCGGGTCGCCGCTCCGTCGAGCCCGGTCTACATCGGGATCATGCTGGCGCTGATGGTGCTGGGTCTGATCTGGCTGGTGGTCTTCTACCTGTGGGGCTCCGACATCGCCTTCATGGCGAGCCTGGGCAACTGGAACTTCGGCATCGGCTTCACGTTGATGATCGCCGGCCTGTTGATGACGATGGGCTGGCGCTGA
- a CDS encoding PH domain-containing protein produces MDNVSGDGGRPAGPDEAFGPDRSLLIVAGLAGLAVALAAVLLASEPTDRVVLAALSLVLLGLCAAGLRIGHRLTVGTHGLEIRGVGGGRTVRWAEIVRVSAPSRRRMGIASTTLELELVDDELLLFGRLDLGTDPERVAAAIAARRPR; encoded by the coding sequence GTGGACAACGTCTCCGGTGACGGCGGACGGCCCGCCGGTCCCGACGAGGCGTTCGGTCCCGACCGGTCCCTGCTGATCGTCGCCGGCCTCGCCGGTCTGGCCGTCGCCCTGGCTGCCGTCCTGCTGGCGTCCGAGCCGACAGACCGCGTGGTGCTCGCCGCCCTGTCCCTCGTCCTCCTCGGGCTCTGTGCAGCGGGCCTGCGCATCGGTCACCGACTGACCGTGGGCACCCACGGACTGGAGATTCGCGGGGTGGGCGGCGGCCGGACCGTGCGCTGGGCGGAGATCGTCCGAGTCAGCGCCCCGAGCCGCCGCCGGATGGGGATCGCCTCGACCACCCTGGAGCTCGAGCTCGTCGACGACGAGCTGCTGCTCTTCGGACGCCTGGACCTGGGGACCGACCCGGAGCGGGTCGCCGCCGCCATCGCGGCGCGCCGCCCCCGCTGA
- a CDS encoding rhomboid family intramembrane serine protease: MTHPPTGPSPWGGPVAAHQPACTWHADRATGLACTRCGRPACPECLRPASVGFHCRACVAEGRATTVQPTTIAGSRFGQQPVVTYALIAVNVAIFLVTAIQARSGMQLGGSTWFAQGSLLPELVASGEWWRLLTSGFLHVSVPHVALNMLSLYVLGLPLERILGRGRFVVVYLLALLGGSAAVMLFSDPLGPTAGASGAIFGLMGALVVTFRRLKYDPRQLLTIVALNLVLSLTLSGISWQAHLGGLAVGAAVGAVMVYPPRVVRNRWQLWGSVGILAVLVLIVTLRLPTLPQDYCSTVTSGDVTILVPCE, from the coding sequence ATGACGCACCCCCCGACCGGGCCGTCCCCCTGGGGCGGCCCGGTCGCTGCGCATCAGCCCGCGTGCACCTGGCACGCCGATAGGGCTACCGGCCTGGCCTGCACCCGCTGTGGCCGGCCCGCCTGCCCCGAGTGCCTGAGGCCGGCCAGCGTCGGCTTCCACTGCCGCGCCTGCGTCGCCGAGGGTCGGGCGACCACCGTGCAGCCGACGACGATCGCCGGCTCCCGGTTCGGCCAGCAGCCCGTGGTCACCTACGCCCTGATCGCCGTCAACGTCGCGATCTTCCTGGTGACCGCGATCCAGGCCAGGTCCGGGATGCAGCTCGGCGGATCGACGTGGTTCGCCCAGGGCTCGCTGCTTCCCGAACTGGTCGCCTCCGGCGAGTGGTGGCGCCTGCTGACGTCCGGATTCCTGCACGTCAGCGTGCCGCACGTGGCCCTGAACATGCTCTCGCTGTACGTCCTGGGGCTGCCCCTGGAGCGCATCCTGGGCCGCGGCCGGTTCGTGGTGGTCTATCTGCTTGCCCTGCTGGGCGGGTCCGCCGCGGTCATGCTGTTCTCGGACCCGCTCGGCCCCACCGCCGGCGCCTCCGGTGCGATCTTCGGGTTGATGGGCGCCCTGGTCGTCACCTTCCGACGGCTGAAGTACGACCCGCGCCAGCTGCTGACCATCGTGGCTCTCAACCTGGTCCTCAGTTTGACCCTGAGCGGGATCTCCTGGCAGGCGCACCTGGGTGGGCTCGCCGTCGGTGCCGCCGTCGGCGCGGTGATGGTCTACCCGCCGCGCGTCGTCCGCAACCGCTGGCAGCTCTGGGGCAGCGTGGGCATCCTGGCCGTGCTCGTCCTGATCGTCACCCTGCGGTTGCCGACCCTGCCGCAGGACTACTGCTCGACGGTCACCAGCGGAGATGTCACGATCTTGGTCCCCTGCGAGTAG